One segment of Alistipes finegoldii DSM 17242 DNA contains the following:
- a CDS encoding OmpH family outer membrane protein, translating to MKKAIKLTLAVVFVMGATSLFAQQKFGRINTQEIIVGMPETKEMQTNMEAYAKDLQDNLESMTVEYNQKLQEFQKNFNTLSESVRQLKENDLNALIQRRNEFEQAAQQDFQKRQNELLAPIIEKAKNAIDKVAAAGGYLAVFDTSTGSLAYFDEASLTDIAPAVKKELGITDAPAAAAAPAASK from the coding sequence ATGAAAAAAGCAATCAAACTAACCCTTGCGGTTGTATTCGTGATGGGCGCGACATCGCTCTTCGCACAACAGAAATTCGGACGCATCAACACTCAGGAGATCATCGTGGGGATGCCCGAAACGAAGGAGATGCAGACCAACATGGAGGCTTATGCCAAGGATCTTCAGGACAATCTGGAGTCCATGACCGTCGAATACAACCAGAAACTGCAGGAGTTCCAGAAGAATTTCAACACCCTTTCGGAGTCGGTACGCCAGCTCAAGGAGAACGATCTCAACGCCCTGATTCAGCGCCGCAACGAGTTCGAGCAGGCAGCCCAGCAGGACTTCCAGAAGCGTCAGAACGAGCTGCTGGCCCCGATTATCGAGAAGGCCAAGAACGCGATCGACAAAGTGGCTGCCGCAGGCGGCTATCTGGCCGTATTCGACACTTCGACGGGTTCGCTCGCCTATTTCGACGAGGCTTCCCTCACCGACATCGCCCCCGCAGTGAAGAAAGAACTCGGCATTACGGATGCTCCCGCCGCTGCGGCCGCACCCGCTGCTTCGAAATAA
- a CDS encoding OmpH family outer membrane protein, with amino-acid sequence MKRLILIAAFILTAGTLAAQNYIIVNSEKVFKSVAAYNKAISDLDELAKQYQEQVDAKFAEVEALYNAYMNQKASLSATTRQTRENAILAREKEAQTFQESLFGNDGALMKKRIEMIEPIQKKVFAAIEAYAKQAGADVVLDSANNPTLLYTNPCVERTQQLIDILKK; translated from the coding sequence ATGAAACGTCTGATTTTAATCGCGGCATTCATTCTCACGGCCGGCACGCTGGCAGCGCAGAATTACATAATCGTCAACAGCGAAAAGGTTTTCAAATCCGTCGCGGCCTACAACAAGGCGATCTCCGATCTGGACGAACTCGCCAAGCAATATCAGGAACAGGTGGACGCCAAATTCGCTGAAGTGGAAGCGCTTTACAACGCCTATATGAATCAGAAGGCTTCGCTCTCGGCGACAACCCGCCAGACCCGCGAAAACGCCATTCTCGCCCGCGAAAAAGAGGCGCAGACCTTTCAGGAGAGCCTCTTCGGCAACGACGGCGCGCTGATGAAAAAGCGGATCGAAATGATCGAGCCGATCCAGAAGAAGGTCTTCGCGGCCATCGAAGCCTACGCCAAGCAGGCCGGCGCCGACGTGGTGCTCGACTCGGCGAACAATCCCACGCTGCTCTATACGAATCCCTGTGTGGAGCGCACGCAGCAGTTGATCGACATACTGAAGAAGTAG